The proteins below are encoded in one region of Neorhodopirellula lusitana:
- a CDS encoding family 43 glycosylhydrolase, giving the protein MELNMHKLLLITAWALMAMPTYANEPAINTVSVSHTAIEGIGEETGVMRRDPSDIIQVDGVYYVWYSKGKISPGYDATVWYATSEDGHKWTEKGIALAKGEPGSWEGASVFTPNILVAEDRYWLFYTGTSREFGKGFNPDSKIGIAVSDSPDGPWDRLETNPALKNSDDPADFDSHLVDDACLLTREGKYWFYYKGRQLGKGPGQTQMGLAIADKPQGPYVRNEGNPVIPGNHEVLVWPQGKGVAAMIGTTGPKEITNSVLYAEDGVHFSKTHNVKNGPWAGGVYRPEAFTQSGNGELPKWGVEIGRAKGKLPFIKRFDVTE; this is encoded by the coding sequence ATGGAACTCAACATGCATAAACTACTTTTGATCACCGCATGGGCATTGATGGCGATGCCGACTTACGCCAACGAACCAGCCATAAACACCGTCTCAGTTTCGCACACCGCGATTGAGGGCATTGGCGAGGAAACCGGCGTCATGCGTCGAGATCCTAGCGACATCATTCAAGTCGATGGCGTGTACTACGTCTGGTATTCAAAGGGAAAAATCTCGCCTGGCTACGATGCGACCGTCTGGTACGCAACTTCTGAAGATGGGCACAAGTGGACCGAAAAGGGGATCGCTCTCGCCAAAGGTGAACCGGGCAGCTGGGAAGGAGCAAGTGTCTTCACTCCAAATATTCTGGTAGCCGAAGATCGCTATTGGTTGTTCTACACAGGCACCTCCAGAGAGTTCGGCAAAGGTTTTAATCCAGACTCAAAAATTGGGATCGCAGTCTCTGATTCACCCGATGGTCCCTGGGATCGCCTCGAGACCAACCCAGCACTAAAAAACAGCGACGATCCAGCCGACTTTGACAGCCACCTCGTCGACGATGCCTGCTTGCTTACCCGGGAAGGCAAGTACTGGTTCTACTATAAAGGCCGCCAACTGGGCAAAGGACCTGGGCAAACACAGATGGGCTTGGCAATCGCCGACAAACCACAAGGTCCTTATGTGCGAAACGAGGGCAATCCAGTCATCCCTGGCAACCACGAGGTGCTAGTCTGGCCACAAGGCAAAGGTGTCGCCGCCATGATTGGCACCACCGGTCCTAAAGAAATCACCAACTCCGTTCTTTACGCCGAAGACGGCGTCCACTTTTCCAAAACCCACAATGTCAAAAATGGTCCGTGGGCGGGCGGCGTCTATCGCCCCGAAGCTTTCACTCAAAGTGGCAACGGCGAGCTCCCAAAATGGGGCGTTGAGATCGGGAGAGCGAAAGGCAAGTTGCCATTCATCAAGCGATTTGACGTCACAGAATAA